A part of Magnetospirillum sp. ME-1 genomic DNA contains:
- a CDS encoding sensor histidine kinase gives MSGVTVGRGSEDSVRRGGNGLRDAVVRLLLHVPLNVLLVGGTVFAVVVAELVAASVSLAMIGHVPDVVWVGAFFAPLVVAPVELVALVALIGRMRDEIGRRHQAERHLLEDVACRRQVETELRANEEKLRAMFEKSPLGMARNTLDGAFLEANPAFLGIIGYDLEELRGLSYWDLTPMRFAEAEACQLERLETVGHYGPYEKEYIRKDGTRVPVRLSGMLATGSDGESFIWSIVEDITEFQTAERALIAKGEELARSNADLEQFAFIASHDLREPLRMVSAYMGLLERRFGPVIGDEGAQYVAYAKEGAQRMDRLVLDLLEYSRVGRMEEALELVSLDRVLDGVLADLSPAMGECGARIERPLPLPTLPAIPGEMAQLLQNLIGNSLKYREPSRSPVIRVTARRDGTQWVVEVGDNGIGIAPEYRERIFRIFQRLHTRDRFEGTGIGLAICKRIVERHGGRIWVDSVVGEGAVFSFTLPV, from the coding sequence GTGAGTGGCGTGACGGTGGGCCGCGGCAGTGAGGATTCCGTCCGGCGGGGCGGCAATGGATTGCGCGACGCGGTGGTCCGCCTGTTGTTGCATGTGCCGCTCAACGTGCTGCTGGTGGGCGGTACCGTCTTTGCCGTGGTGGTGGCCGAACTGGTGGCCGCCTCGGTCAGCCTGGCGATGATCGGCCATGTTCCCGATGTCGTCTGGGTGGGAGCCTTTTTCGCGCCCCTGGTGGTGGCGCCGGTGGAACTGGTGGCGCTGGTGGCGTTGATCGGACGCATGCGCGACGAGATCGGGCGCCGGCATCAGGCGGAGCGCCACCTTCTCGAGGATGTCGCCTGCCGCCGTCAGGTGGAGACGGAACTGCGCGCCAATGAAGAGAAGCTGCGCGCCATGTTCGAGAAATCGCCGCTGGGCATGGCGCGCAACACCCTGGACGGCGCCTTCCTCGAGGCCAACCCCGCTTTCCTCGGCATCATCGGCTATGATCTGGAGGAGTTGCGGGGGTTGAGCTACTGGGACCTTACCCCCATGCGTTTCGCCGAGGCCGAGGCCTGCCAGCTGGAGCGGCTGGAAACGGTCGGGCATTACGGTCCCTACGAAAAGGAATACATCCGCAAGGACGGCACGCGGGTGCCGGTCCGCCTGTCGGGGATGCTGGCCACCGGCAGTGACGGCGAGAGCTTCATCTGGTCCATCGTCGAGGACATCACCGAATTCCAGACGGCGGAGCGGGCGTTGATCGCCAAGGGCGAGGAACTGGCCCGCTCCAACGCCGATCTGGAACAATTCGCCTTCATCGCCTCTCACGACCTGCGCGAGCCGTTGCGCATGGTCAGCGCCTATATGGGCCTGCTGGAGCGCCGCTTCGGCCCGGTGATCGGCGACGAGGGGGCGCAATACGTGGCCTATGCCAAGGAAGGCGCCCAGCGCATGGACCGGCTGGTGCTGGACCTGCTGGAGTACTCGCGGGTCGGCCGGATGGAAGAGGCGCTGGAGCTGGTCAGCCTGGACCGGGTTCTGGACGGCGTTCTCGCCGACCTTTCCCCCGCCATGGGCGAATGCGGCGCGCGGATCGAGCGGCCGCTTCCCTTGCCCACATTGCCGGCCATCCCGGGCGAGATGGCGCAGCTGCTTCAGAATCTGATCGGCAATTCCCTGAAATACCGCGAGCCGTCGCGTTCCCCGGTGATCCGGGTCACCGCCCGCCGGGACGGGACCCAATGGGTGGTGGAGGTCGGCGACAACGGCATCGGCATCGCGCCCGAATACCGCGAGCGCATCTTCCGCATCTTCCAGCGGCTGCACACCCGCGACCGCTTCGAAGGCACCGGCATCGGCCTGGCCATCTGCAAGCGCATCGTCGAGCGGCACGGCGGCCGCATCTGGGTGGATTCGGTGGTGGGCGAAGGCGCGGTGTTCAGCTTCACCCTGCCGGTGTGA
- the thrC gene encoding threonine synthase: protein MKYVSTRGTAPVLDFDDVLLAGLARDGGLYLPESWPVFSPAEIRAMRGLSYAELAARVMRPFVEGCLSDTELSRLCAESYGSFTHPAVAPLKQLGHNQWVMELFHGPTLAFKDYALQLVGRLFDHVLKKKGQKVTIVGATSGDTGSAAIEACRDRAAVDIVILHPHGRVSEVQRRQMTTVLSSNVRNVAVDGTFDDCQDLVKALFNDASFRDEMNLSAVNSINWARVMAQIVYYFAAGVALGAPDVPMSFSVPTGNFGNVFAGYGARLMGLPVDKLIVGSNTNDILTRFFEGGVMKTDGVVPTLSPSMDIQVSSNFERLMFLSLGGDGAAVAKLMEDFRKNGAMVMPQGAWNSMREVFEAYRLDDEATLAAMRSLKRSTGETLDPHSVIGVAAALKGHQAKDCTMVALATAHPAKFPDAVEKATGARPGLPPHMADLFSRTERLDRLGNDADLLKQYVRAFARRENA from the coding sequence TTGAAGTATGTGAGCACCCGCGGCACCGCGCCGGTCCTTGATTTCGACGATGTCCTGCTGGCCGGTCTGGCCCGTGACGGCGGCCTGTATCTGCCGGAAAGCTGGCCGGTCTTTTCGCCCGCCGAGATCCGCGCCATGCGCGGCCTGTCCTATGCCGAGCTGGCGGCGCGCGTCATGCGCCCCTTCGTCGAGGGCTGCCTGTCCGACACCGAACTGTCCAGGCTGTGCGCCGAATCCTATGGCTCGTTCACCCATCCGGCGGTGGCGCCGTTGAAGCAGCTGGGCCACAACCAGTGGGTCATGGAGCTGTTCCACGGCCCGACCCTGGCCTTCAAGGACTACGCCCTGCAGCTGGTCGGCCGCCTGTTCGACCATGTGCTGAAGAAGAAGGGCCAGAAGGTCACCATCGTGGGCGCCACCTCGGGCGATACCGGCTCGGCCGCCATCGAGGCCTGCCGCGATCGCGCGGCGGTGGACATCGTCATCCTGCACCCCCATGGGCGGGTGTCCGAGGTGCAGCGCCGCCAGATGACCACCGTGCTGTCGTCCAACGTGCGCAACGTGGCCGTGGACGGCACCTTCGACGATTGCCAGGACCTGGTGAAGGCGCTGTTCAACGACGCGTCGTTCCGCGACGAGATGAACCTGTCGGCGGTGAACTCCATCAACTGGGCCCGCGTCATGGCCCAGATCGTCTATTACTTCGCCGCCGGGGTGGCGCTGGGCGCCCCCGATGTGCCCATGAGCTTCTCGGTGCCCACCGGCAATTTCGGCAACGTCTTCGCCGGTTATGGCGCCAGGCTGATGGGCCTGCCGGTGGACAAGCTGATCGTGGGGTCCAACACCAACGACATCCTGACCCGCTTCTTCGAAGGCGGCGTCATGAAGACCGACGGCGTGGTCCCCACCCTGTCGCCCAGCATGGACATTCAGGTCTCGTCCAATTTCGAGCGGCTGATGTTCCTCAGCCTGGGCGGCGACGGCGCCGCCGTGGCCAAGCTGATGGAAGACTTCCGCAAGAACGGCGCCATGGTCATGCCCCAGGGGGCGTGGAATTCCATGCGCGAGGTGTTCGAAGCCTACCGCCTGGACGACGAGGCGACCCTGGCCGCCATGCGCTCGCTCAAGCGCTCGACGGGCGAGACGCTGGACCCCCATTCGGTGATCGGCGTCGCCGCCGCGCTCAAGGGCCACCAGGCCAAGGATTGCACCATGGTGGCGCTGGCCACCGCCCATCCCGCCAAGTTCCCCGACGCGGTGGAGAAGGCCACGGGCGCGCGCCCCGGCCTGCCGCCCCACATGGCCGATCTGTTCTCGCGCACCGAACGCCTTGACCGTCTGGGCAACGATGCCGACCTGTTGAAGCAGTATGTGCGGGCCTTCGCCCGCCGGGAAAACGCATGA
- a CDS encoding M16 family metallopeptidase, whose product MSEIRETRLNSGLKIVTDPMDTVETVSLGVWVDAGTRHEPVEINGVSHLLEHMAFKGTARRSALDIAEEMDAVGGHLNAYTARDHTAYYAKVLKEDSALALDIIADILQHSTLEAEELAREQAVVVQEINQAIDTPDDIIFDHFQATAYPDQPLGRPVLGSEELVRAMSRDQVMGYLRGNYSAPRMVLSASGRIDHDHLVAAAGAAFSQLPPHQAAVTDVARYVGGDFREERSELEQVHVVVGFDGVAYDDPDYYAASVLSTLLGGGMSSRLFQEVREKRGLVYSIYSFASSYNDGGLFGVYAGTGEDEVAELIPVMCDEIVKVTGGVNEAEVQRARAQLKASILMSLESTTSRCEQLARQVVIYGRPVPVAEVVEKVEAITALDCARVARRLFAGQPTFAAIGPLGKVEGFERVAERLRP is encoded by the coding sequence ATGAGCGAGATCAGGGAGACCCGACTTAACTCCGGTCTGAAGATCGTCACCGATCCCATGGACACGGTGGAGACGGTGTCGCTGGGCGTCTGGGTCGATGCCGGCACGCGGCACGAGCCGGTGGAGATCAACGGCGTCAGCCACCTGCTCGAGCACATGGCCTTCAAGGGCACGGCGCGGCGCTCGGCTCTCGACATCGCCGAGGAGATGGACGCGGTGGGCGGCCATCTCAACGCCTATACCGCCCGCGACCACACCGCCTATTACGCCAAGGTGCTGAAGGAGGATTCCGCCCTGGCGCTGGACATCATCGCCGACATCTTGCAGCACTCGACGCTGGAGGCCGAGGAACTGGCCCGCGAGCAGGCGGTGGTGGTCCAGGAGATCAACCAGGCCATCGACACCCCCGACGACATCATCTTCGACCATTTCCAGGCCACCGCCTATCCCGACCAGCCCCTGGGCCGGCCGGTGCTGGGCAGCGAGGAACTGGTGCGCGCCATGAGCCGCGATCAGGTGATGGGCTATCTGCGGGGCAATTACTCGGCGCCGCGCATGGTGCTGTCGGCCTCGGGCCGCATCGACCACGACCATCTGGTGGCCGCGGCGGGCGCGGCGTTCTCGCAGCTGCCGCCCCATCAGGCGGCGGTCACCGACGTGGCCCGCTATGTGGGCGGCGACTTCCGCGAGGAGCGCAGCGAGCTGGAGCAGGTCCACGTGGTGGTGGGCTTCGACGGCGTCGCCTATGACGACCCCGACTATTACGCCGCCTCGGTGCTGTCCACCCTGCTGGGCGGTGGCATGTCGAGCCGGCTGTTCCAGGAAGTGCGCGAAAAGCGCGGGCTGGTCTATTCCATCTATTCCTTTGCCTCGTCCTACAACGACGGCGGCCTGTTCGGCGTCTATGCCGGCACCGGCGAGGACGAGGTGGCGGAGCTGATTCCCGTCATGTGCGACGAAATCGTCAAGGTGACCGGCGGCGTCAACGAGGCCGAGGTGCAGCGCGCCCGCGCCCAGCTCAAGGCCTCGATCCTGATGAGCCTGGAAAGCACCACGTCGCGCTGCGAACAACTGGCCCGGCAGGTGGTGATCTACGGCCGCCCCGTCCCGGTGGCCGAGGTGGTCGAGAAGGTCGAAGCCATCACCGCCCTTGATTGCGCAAGGGTGGCGCGCCGCCTGTTCGCCGGCCAACCCACCTTTGCCGCCATCGGGCCGTTGGGCAAGGTGGAAGGCTTCGAGCGGGTGGCCGAACGTCTGAGGCCCTGA
- a CDS encoding ABC transporter substrate-binding protein, with translation MHRIRAALLALSLMAPSAAFGLPAATGVSNPTIVVAIIATLSGPGAMVGQDSVDGFSTAMRHLGGRFANQEVRVVVQDDRGSPDNALAVARKLLEREKVDFVVTAVTLPAMSAMVRTLTESRAFVLNLDAAPASLAGAGCSPWFFQIATPAQAIHEAIGAHLSAEKMRRVVVIGTDAPATDQAVATIRRAWPGEVVEVLRPRHGSTRFTDEMASLRQTAPDAVVNLLTGGMGLAFTREFAAAGLKADLPMIGIWQGWERPMLPAMTEAGMDVLNVAPWSPDLDTPLGKRLITDFELEYGRPVTGWVAHGYDTAQMLDAALRATGGRTGDRDALRNALRRAEFASVRGGLRFDSNHFPSVNVYLRRTTRDAKGRPTEELRSTLIKDWHSRDAGLCPMRWTEEPAPGAHPPGAAPKPGAQPPKPPAAAQPAKPKPPPAGQARPAQ, from the coding sequence ATGCACCGCATCCGCGCCGCCCTCCTCGCCCTCTCCCTGATGGCGCCCTCCGCCGCCTTCGGCCTGCCGGCCGCCACCGGCGTGTCCAATCCCACCATCGTGGTCGCCATCATCGCCACCCTGTCGGGTCCGGGCGCCATGGTCGGCCAGGACAGCGTCGACGGCTTTTCCACCGCCATGCGCCACCTGGGCGGCCGCTTCGCCAATCAGGAGGTGCGCGTCGTCGTCCAGGACGACAGAGGCTCACCCGACAACGCCCTGGCGGTGGCCCGCAAGCTCCTGGAGCGCGAGAAGGTCGACTTCGTGGTCACGGCGGTAACCCTGCCCGCCATGTCGGCCATGGTCCGGACGCTGACCGAATCCCGCGCCTTCGTGCTGAACCTGGATGCCGCGCCCGCCAGCCTGGCCGGGGCCGGCTGCTCGCCGTGGTTCTTCCAGATCGCCACCCCGGCCCAGGCCATCCACGAGGCCATCGGTGCCCATCTGTCGGCCGAGAAGATGCGCCGGGTGGTGGTCATCGGCACCGACGCGCCGGCCACCGACCAGGCGGTCGCCACCATCCGCCGCGCCTGGCCGGGCGAGGTGGTCGAGGTCCTGCGCCCCCGCCACGGCAGCACCCGCTTCACCGACGAGATGGCTAGCCTGCGCCAGACCGCCCCCGACGCGGTGGTTAACCTGCTGACCGGCGGCATGGGATTGGCCTTCACCCGTGAATTCGCCGCCGCCGGGCTCAAGGCCGACCTGCCCATGATCGGCATCTGGCAGGGCTGGGAGCGCCCCATGCTGCCCGCCATGACCGAGGCGGGCATGGACGTGCTCAACGTGGCGCCGTGGAGCCCCGACCTCGACACCCCGCTGGGCAAGCGTTTGATCACCGATTTCGAACTGGAATACGGCCGCCCGGTCACCGGCTGGGTGGCCCATGGCTACGACACCGCCCAGATGCTGGACGCCGCCTTGCGCGCCACCGGCGGACGGACCGGCGACCGCGACGCTTTGCGCAACGCGCTCAGGCGGGCCGAATTCGCATCGGTGCGCGGCGGGTTGCGCTTCGACAGCAACCACTTCCCCTCGGTCAACGTCTATCTGCGCCGCACCACCCGCGACGCCAAGGGCCGCCCCACCGAGGAGTTGCGCTCCACCCTGATCAAGGACTGGCACAGCCGCGATGCCGGTCTTTGCCCCATGCGCTGGACCGAGGAACCCGCCCCCGGCGCCCATCCCCCCGGCGCCGCGCCCAAGCCGGGCGCCCAGCCGCCCAAGCCGCCCGCCGCCGCCCAGCCGGCCAAGCCCAAGCCGCCGCCGGCCGGACAGGCGCGCCCGGCGCAGTAG
- a CDS encoding TetR/AcrR family transcriptional regulator, giving the protein MSTRERIIDSAMTIVRDQGVTKLTLDAAAKEAGVSKGGVLYHFKSKDDLIRGMVQRLIDQCDQLNREHYERQPEGPYRWARTLVHACFDPNGPAFDPVGGALLAAVTVNSDLVAPIQAMYDRWMERIQSDSPDLERAGLICTAMDGVYFQRLMGINLSDAEGAERLKRHALDLLK; this is encoded by the coding sequence ATGAGCACCCGCGAGCGCATCATCGATTCCGCCATGACCATCGTGCGCGACCAGGGCGTCACCAAGCTGACCCTGGACGCCGCCGCCAAGGAGGCGGGGGTCAGCAAGGGCGGCGTGCTCTATCACTTCAAGAGCAAGGACGACCTGATCCGCGGCATGGTCCAGCGCCTGATCGACCAGTGCGACCAGCTCAACCGCGAACATTACGAACGCCAGCCCGAGGGGCCGTACCGCTGGGCGCGGACCCTGGTGCATGCCTGCTTCGACCCCAACGGCCCGGCCTTCGACCCGGTGGGCGGCGCGCTGCTCGCCGCCGTCACCGTCAATTCCGACCTCGTCGCCCCCATCCAGGCCATGTACGACCGCTGGATGGAGCGCATTCAAAGCGACAGCCCCGACCTGGAGCGGGCCGGGCTGATCTGCACCGCCATGGACGGCGTCTATTTCCAGCGCCTGATGGGCATCAACCTCAGCGATGCCGAGGGCGCCGAGCGCCTCAAGCGGCACGCCCTCGACCTTTTGAAGTAA
- a CDS encoding efflux RND transporter periplasmic adaptor subunit, translating to MKAKRMIIMLAGSAVVFGGVFGFVAFKNHMIKQFFATMPKPVVAVTVAKASLTDWRNVVPAVGTLQAVNGVDISGSVSGLVKSIAFESGQEIRKGAVLVQLDTDVEMGDLRSAQAELVLARTSYDRSAALLKSATVSVAALEKAEAELKVKQAKVAGLQAQIAKKTITAPFDGRLGVRKIDLGQYVQPGQMVVNLQDLSLMLCDFTVSQKELSLLGVGQPVRMTTDAWPGVTFEGQVAAIEPLVDAKTGMVSVQARFPNSEGRLRPGMFARIEIERPAGAPVVTVPASAVAYNLHGDAVFVVRQEAGADGKTVAKAERAVVSVGERKDGLVVIKSGIAAGDTVVTSGQVKLEHGSLVSVAAADPLKTAAAGTVQ from the coding sequence ATGAAAGCCAAACGGATGATCATCATGCTGGCGGGCTCCGCTGTCGTGTTCGGAGGCGTGTTCGGCTTCGTCGCCTTCAAGAACCACATGATCAAGCAGTTCTTCGCCACCATGCCCAAGCCGGTGGTGGCGGTGACGGTGGCCAAGGCCAGCCTGACCGACTGGCGCAACGTGGTGCCGGCGGTGGGCACGCTGCAGGCGGTCAACGGCGTCGACATCTCCGGTTCGGTGTCCGGGCTGGTCAAGTCCATCGCCTTCGAATCCGGCCAGGAGATCAGGAAGGGCGCCGTGCTGGTCCAGTTGGACACCGACGTGGAGATGGGCGACCTTCGAAGCGCCCAGGCCGAACTGGTCCTGGCGCGCACCAGCTACGACCGCAGCGCGGCGCTGCTGAAATCCGCCACGGTCAGCGTCGCGGCGCTGGAAAAGGCCGAGGCCGAGTTGAAGGTCAAACAGGCCAAGGTGGCGGGGCTGCAGGCCCAGATCGCCAAGAAGACCATCACCGCCCCCTTCGACGGCCGCCTGGGCGTGCGCAAGATCGATCTGGGCCAGTACGTCCAGCCGGGCCAGATGGTGGTCAACCTGCAGGACCTGTCCCTGATGCTGTGCGACTTCACCGTGTCGCAGAAGGAGCTGTCGCTGCTGGGCGTCGGCCAACCCGTGCGCATGACCACCGACGCCTGGCCGGGCGTCACCTTCGAGGGCCAGGTGGCGGCCATCGAGCCGCTGGTGGACGCCAAGACCGGCATGGTCTCGGTCCAGGCCCGCTTCCCCAATTCCGAGGGCCGCCTGCGCCCCGGCATGTTCGCCCGCATCGAGATCGAGCGCCCCGCCGGCGCGCCGGTGGTGACGGTTCCCGCCTCGGCGGTGGCCTACAATCTGCACGGCGACGCGGTGTTCGTGGTCAGGCAAGAAGCCGGAGCCGACGGCAAGACGGTGGCCAAGGCCGAGCGCGCCGTGGTCAGCGTCGGCGAGCGCAAGGACGGTCTGGTGGTCATCAAGTCGGGAATCGCCGCCGGCGACACCGTGGTGACCTCGGGCCAGGTCAAGCTGGAGCACGGTTCCCTGGTCAGCGTGGCGGCCGCCGATCCCTTGAAGACGGCGGCGGCCGGGACGGTGCAGTGA
- a CDS encoding efflux RND transporter permease subunit, which yields MFDIFIKRPVLAAVVSLLILFIGLRALMSLPVRQYPEMTNTVITITTTFPGADADMIQGFVTQPLQKAVATAEGINYLTSRSIQGLSEIKAFIRLNDDPETAMTGVMSKVAEVKSLLPKGINDSIIKKETGQSFASAYLAFSSDRLSQQQITDYVMRVVQPKLAAVPGVANPELYGGQKFSMRVWLDPEKLAQHGMGPDDLKTALVSNNFTSASGSTKGAYDVVNTQATTDLKSVEEFRQLVVKHDGSRLVRLGEVAGVELGPENDDMSVFAGDERAIFVGIYTTPEANPLSVIRQVREEALPALQAQLPPGLTAKIAYDSTLFIDAAITEVAKTIAEAAIIVMVVIFFFMGSVRSVVIPVVTVPLSLIGVAVLLLSLGFSINLLTLLAMVLAIGLVVDDAIVVVENVHRHIEEGLTPFKAALVGTREISGPVISMTITLAAVYAPIAFMGGLTGSLFKEFALTLAGSVVVSGVIALTLSPMMCSKILKHDDDKKGLTALIDRTFDRVRAKYEQWLGASLADRPTTLVFALIVLGSLPFLFLAVPTELAPEEDQGVVFTAYNGPASANTDFMEAFSHQISTRLKAFPETNETFLINGMGAISQGFGGAVLTPWEDRKLSAKALTAAIQQALNEVSGVKASVFPPPPLPGVDGLPVQFVLSSIADYQQLDEIQGELMKRAQASGMFAFIDADLKIESPQTQVIIDRDKAAAYGISMQQIGDALGTMTGGNYVNLVNLQGRSYQVIPQVPREFRLDPAQLGRYHVRSSSGAAVPLSSLVSLGASVRPVSLNQFNQLNAVTIQAFPMPGVTLGQALELLRGLADELLPQGTTVDYAGQSRQYVQEGNALAMTFVFALIIIFLVLAAQFESFRDPLVIMVSVPLSICGALIPLALGVASMNIYTQVGLVTLIGLITKHGILICEVARERQEAEGLNRAQAVMVAAGLRLRPILMTTAAMVAGLIPLLFASGAGAASRFSIAVVIVAGMTIGTAFTLFVLPVIYTFVAAERRTQPQGLPEGAPAE from the coding sequence ATGTTCGACATCTTCATCAAGCGGCCGGTTCTGGCCGCGGTGGTCAGCCTGCTGATCCTGTTCATCGGCCTGCGCGCCCTGATGAGCCTGCCGGTGCGCCAGTATCCCGAGATGACCAACACGGTCATCACCATCACCACCACCTTTCCCGGCGCCGACGCCGACATGATCCAGGGCTTCGTCACCCAGCCCTTGCAAAAGGCGGTGGCCACCGCCGAGGGCATCAACTACCTGACGTCGCGCTCCATCCAGGGGTTGAGCGAGATCAAGGCCTTCATCCGCCTCAACGACGACCCCGAAACCGCCATGACCGGCGTCATGAGCAAGGTGGCCGAGGTCAAAAGCCTGCTGCCCAAGGGCATCAACGATTCCATCATCAAGAAGGAGACGGGGCAAAGCTTCGCCTCGGCCTATCTCGCCTTCTCGTCGGACCGTTTGAGCCAGCAGCAGATCACCGATTACGTCATGCGGGTGGTGCAACCCAAGCTGGCCGCCGTGCCCGGCGTCGCCAATCCCGAGCTCTACGGCGGGCAGAAATTCTCCATGCGCGTCTGGCTGGACCCCGAAAAGCTGGCCCAGCACGGCATGGGGCCGGACGACCTGAAGACTGCGCTGGTCAGCAACAATTTCACCTCGGCGTCGGGCTCCACCAAGGGCGCCTACGACGTGGTCAACACCCAGGCCACCACCGATCTGAAAAGCGTCGAGGAGTTCCGCCAGTTGGTGGTCAAGCATGACGGCTCGCGCCTGGTGCGCCTCGGCGAGGTGGCCGGGGTCGAGCTGGGGCCGGAAAACGACGACATGAGCGTGTTCGCCGGCGACGAGCGGGCCATCTTCGTCGGCATCTACACCACGCCGGAAGCCAATCCCCTGTCGGTGATCCGCCAGGTGCGCGAAGAGGCGCTGCCCGCGCTCCAGGCCCAGCTGCCGCCGGGGCTCACCGCCAAGATCGCCTACGATTCCACCCTGTTCATCGACGCCGCCATCACCGAGGTGGCCAAGACCATCGCCGAGGCCGCCATCATCGTCATGGTGGTGATCTTCTTCTTCATGGGCTCGGTGCGTTCGGTGGTGATCCCGGTGGTCACCGTGCCGCTGTCCCTGATCGGCGTGGCGGTGCTGCTGCTGTCGCTCGGCTTCTCCATCAACCTCTTGACCCTGCTGGCCATGGTGCTGGCCATCGGGCTGGTGGTGGACGACGCCATCGTGGTGGTGGAAAACGTCCACCGCCACATCGAGGAGGGGCTTACGCCCTTCAAGGCCGCCCTGGTGGGCACGCGGGAAATCAGCGGGCCGGTCATCTCCATGACCATCACGCTGGCCGCCGTCTATGCCCCCATCGCCTTCATGGGCGGGCTGACCGGTTCCCTGTTCAAGGAATTCGCCCTGACCCTGGCCGGTTCGGTGGTGGTGTCGGGGGTCATCGCCCTGACGCTGTCGCCCATGATGTGCTCGAAGATCTTAAAGCACGACGACGACAAGAAGGGTCTGACCGCGCTCATCGACCGCACCTTCGACCGGGTGCGGGCCAAGTACGAGCAATGGCTGGGCGCGTCGCTGGCCGACCGACCCACCACCCTGGTCTTTGCCCTGATCGTGCTGGGCTCGCTGCCCTTCCTGTTCCTGGCGGTACCCACCGAGCTGGCGCCGGAAGAGGACCAGGGCGTGGTGTTCACCGCCTATAACGGCCCGGCCTCGGCCAATACCGACTTCATGGAAGCCTTCTCGCACCAGATCTCCACCAGGCTGAAGGCCTTCCCCGAGACCAACGAGACCTTCCTGATCAACGGCATGGGCGCCATCAGCCAGGGCTTCGGCGGCGCGGTGCTCACACCTTGGGAGGACCGCAAGCTCTCGGCCAAGGCGCTGACCGCCGCCATCCAGCAGGCCCTGAACGAGGTGTCGGGCGTCAAGGCCTCGGTCTTCCCGCCGCCGCCTTTGCCCGGTGTCGACGGCCTGCCGGTGCAGTTCGTGCTGTCCTCCATCGCCGATTACCAGCAGCTCGACGAGATTCAGGGCGAGCTGATGAAGCGGGCACAAGCGTCCGGCATGTTCGCCTTCATCGACGCCGACCTGAAGATCGAAAGCCCCCAGACCCAGGTGATCATCGACCGCGACAAGGCGGCGGCCTACGGCATCTCCATGCAGCAGATCGGCGACGCGCTGGGCACCATGACGGGGGGCAATTACGTCAATCTGGTCAACCTGCAGGGCCGGTCCTATCAGGTCATCCCCCAGGTCCCGCGCGAATTCCGCCTGGACCCCGCCCAACTGGGCCGCTACCACGTGCGCTCGTCGTCGGGCGCGGCGGTGCCGCTGTCGTCCCTGGTCAGCCTGGGGGCCTCGGTGCGGCCCGTCTCGCTCAACCAGTTCAACCAGCTGAACGCGGTGACCATCCAGGCCTTCCCCATGCCCGGCGTGACGCTGGGCCAGGCGCTGGAGCTGCTGCGCGGCCTCGCCGACGAGTTGCTGCCCCAGGGCACCACGGTGGATTACGCCGGCCAGTCGCGGCAATACGTGCAGGAGGGCAACGCGCTGGCCATGACCTTCGTCTTCGCCCTGATCATCATCTTCCTGGTGCTGGCCGCCCAGTTCGAAAGCTTCCGCGATCCGCTGGTGATCATGGTCTCGGTGCCGCTGTCCATCTGCGGCGCCCTGATCCCCCTGGCATTGGGCGTGGCCAGCATGAACATCTACACCCAGGTGGGCCTGGTCACCCTGATCGGCCTGATCACCAAGCACGGCATCCTGATCTGCGAGGTGGCACGTGAACGCCAGGAAGCGGAAGGCCTCAACCGCGCCCAAGCGGTGATGGTCGCCGCCGGACTGCGCCTGCGCCCCATCCTGATGACCACGGCGGCCATGGTGGCGGGCCTGATCCCGCTGCTGTTCGCCTCCGGCGCCGGGGCGGCGTCGCGCTTCTCCATCGCCGTGGTGATCGTCGCCGGCATGACCATCGGCACCGCCTTCACCCTGTTCGTGCTGCCGGTGATCTACACCTTCGTCGCCGCCGAGCGCCGCACCCAGCCGCAGGGCCTGCCCGAAGGAGCCCCCGCCGAGTGA
- a CDS encoding RluA family pseudouridine synthase, producing MDLSTRLLYRDAEVLIIDKPAGLAVHAGPKGGEHLGLYLDSLRLGLRRPPELAHRLDRETSGCLVLGRSRKALAALGSLFAKGLVDKTYWAVVVGRPREESGTIDYALKKREKKFGWRMEVDRTGLPSATQWRLLGSDGRLSWLECKPLTGRTHQIRAHCAAIGHPLVGDSIYGRGTGTLAGDRLMLHSRAIVLPLEAGKPPIAAEAPVPEHMRAALEGCDLGLPSPG from the coding sequence CTGGACCTTTCCACCCGCCTGCTCTACCGCGACGCCGAGGTGCTGATCATCGACAAGCCGGCCGGACTGGCCGTGCATGCCGGCCCCAAGGGGGGCGAGCATCTGGGGCTTTATCTCGACAGCCTGCGCCTCGGCCTGCGCCGCCCGCCGGAACTGGCCCACCGGCTGGACCGCGAGACCTCGGGTTGCCTGGTCCTGGGACGCTCGCGCAAGGCCCTGGCGGCACTGGGCAGCCTGTTCGCCAAGGGTCTGGTGGACAAGACCTATTGGGCGGTGGTGGTGGGACGCCCGCGCGAAGAGTCCGGCACCATCGACTACGCCCTGAAAAAGCGGGAAAAGAAGTTCGGCTGGCGCATGGAGGTGGACCGCACCGGCCTTCCATCGGCCACCCAATGGCGGCTGCTGGGCAGCGACGGGCGGCTCAGTTGGCTGGAATGCAAGCCGCTCACGGGGCGCACCCACCAGATCCGCGCCCATTGCGCCGCCATCGGCCATCCCCTGGTGGGCGATTCCATCTATGGCCGCGGCACCGGTACCCTGGCCGGTGATCGCCTGATGCTGCATTCGCGCGCCATCGTCCTGCCGCTGGAGGCGGGAAAGCCCCCCATCGCCGCCGAAGCCCCGGTGCCCGAGCACATGCGGGCGGCGTTGGAAGGGTGCGACCTGGGCTTACCAAGCCCAGGCTAG